The Martelella sp. AD-3 genome includes a region encoding these proteins:
- the lpxK gene encoding tetraacyldisaccharide 4'-kinase yields the protein MKTTIHAFWWRKGHVLSFVLWPFSRLYGALAGRRMRRAKGASVSVPVLCVGNFTVGGTGKTPVAEALAKAAIAAGRKPGFVLRGYGAKVTSARLVDPERHTHADVGDEALMLSRTAPAAVSPGRVDAAELLVSAGVDFIIMDDGLQSGRLRPDFTVAVVDARRGFGNGLCLPAGPLRAPLAAQFPKADVVLLNGEGPGAADVAAVARQAHVPVERFSQKPAGDEADRLAGRHVLAYAGIGDPDKFFDTLEGLGAVVAERVRLGDHEAITPALARNLVAQAGTGGLLPVTTAKDMARLAGTKDRDLVALGASSAVLEIMAVFDDPMMPDCLVSAAADAFKRRDGRSA from the coding sequence ATGAAGACGACAATCCATGCATTCTGGTGGCGGAAGGGCCACGTGCTGAGCTTCGTTCTCTGGCCGTTCTCGCGCCTTTACGGGGCCCTCGCCGGCCGTCGCATGCGGCGGGCGAAAGGGGCAAGCGTTTCCGTTCCGGTCCTGTGCGTGGGCAATTTCACTGTTGGCGGAACAGGGAAGACGCCGGTCGCGGAAGCGCTGGCGAAGGCGGCTATTGCCGCGGGTCGAAAGCCCGGTTTCGTGTTGCGGGGCTACGGCGCGAAGGTAACCTCGGCGCGTCTGGTGGATCCCGAACGGCATACCCATGCCGATGTGGGCGACGAGGCGCTGATGCTGTCGCGCACCGCGCCCGCGGCCGTTTCGCCCGGACGCGTCGATGCGGCGGAACTTCTGGTCAGCGCGGGCGTCGATTTCATCATCATGGATGACGGGCTGCAGAGCGGCAGGCTGAGGCCCGACTTCACGGTCGCCGTGGTGGATGCCAGGCGCGGCTTTGGCAACGGCCTGTGCCTGCCGGCGGGGCCTTTGAGAGCGCCGCTTGCCGCCCAGTTTCCGAAAGCCGATGTCGTTCTACTCAACGGCGAGGGACCAGGCGCGGCGGATGTCGCCGCCGTTGCGCGGCAGGCGCATGTGCCGGTCGAGCGTTTCAGCCAGAAGCCGGCGGGCGATGAGGCTGACCGGCTCGCTGGCCGCCATGTGCTCGCCTATGCCGGGATCGGCGACCCCGACAAGTTCTTCGATACGCTTGAAGGGCTTGGCGCCGTGGTCGCGGAACGCGTTCGGCTTGGCGACCACGAAGCGATCACGCCCGCGCTCGCCCGCAACCTTGTCGCGCAGGCGGGCACGGGGGGGCTTCTGCCGGTTACGACCGCAAAGGATATGGCCCGGCTGGCCGGGACGAAGGATCGAGACCTTGTCGCCCTTGGCGCGTCGAGCGCGGTTTTGGAAATCATGGCTGTTTTTGACGATCCGATGATGCCCGATTGCCTCGTATCGGCCGCTGCCGATGCTTTCAAGCGGCGGGACGGCAGGTCAGCCTGA
- a CDS encoding GNAT family N-acetyltransferase, with amino-acid sequence MRILSGDVRPAKADDAEKIANVHWRAWQHTYAGIIPHAVLQRMITERNLSWWRRAIASEETLLVLAVEGEPVGYASVGLNRVKTLPQEGEIYEIYLLPEYQGLGFGRELFEAARRLLNSLGCKGTICWAIDTLDQAALFFSGLGGKPLAFAEEHYGDRLIGRISYAWD; translated from the coding sequence ATGAGGATATTGTCTGGCGATGTGCGCCCCGCGAAAGCGGACGATGCGGAAAAGATCGCAAACGTGCACTGGCGCGCCTGGCAGCATACCTATGCGGGCATTATTCCCCATGCCGTTCTTCAGAGGATGATCACCGAGCGCAATCTTTCCTGGTGGAGGCGTGCGATCGCCAGCGAGGAAACGCTTCTGGTGCTCGCTGTCGAGGGCGAGCCGGTGGGCTATGCCAGCGTCGGCCTCAACCGGGTGAAGACCTTGCCGCAGGAAGGCGAGATCTACGAGATCTATCTTCTGCCCGAATATCAGGGGCTCGGCTTTGGCCGCGAACTGTTCGAGGCGGCGCGCCGGCTGCTGAACTCGCTCGGCTGCAAGGGCACGATCTGCTGGGCGATCGACACGCTCGACCAGGCCGCCCTCTTCTTCAGCGGGCTCGGCGGCAAGCCTCTCGCCTTCGCCGAGGAGCACTATGGCGACCGGCTGATCGGCAGGATTTCCTACGCCTGGGACTGA
- the ppa gene encoding inorganic diphosphatase translates to MRIEAISIGKNPPDDINVIVEVPMGGQPIKYEMDKDAGVLVVDRFLYTPMMYPGNYGFVPHTLSDDGDPIDVLICNFRPLMPGCVINVRPIGVMMMEDNSGKDEKIIAVPSQDVSARFDKVQNFTDIPEIQLKQVEHFFEHYKDLEPGKWVKIFGWHDVNEAKKLIVEAIERAKQKG, encoded by the coding sequence ATGCGTATTGAAGCGATTTCCATCGGCAAGAACCCGCCGGACGATATCAACGTTATTGTCGAAGTGCCGATGGGCGGCCAGCCGATCAAATACGAGATGGACAAGGATGCCGGCGTTCTGGTCGTCGACCGCTTCCTCTACACGCCGATGATGTATCCCGGCAATTACGGCTTTGTCCCCCACACGCTTTCCGATGACGGCGATCCGATCGACGTGCTGATCTGCAATTTCCGGCCGCTGATGCCCGGTTGCGTGATCAATGTCCGCCCGATCGGCGTGATGATGATGGAAGACAATTCCGGCAAGGACGAAAAGATCATCGCCGTCCCCTCGCAGGATGTCAGCGCCCGCTTCGACAAGGTCCAGAATTTCACCGACATTCCGGAAATCCAGCTGAAACAGGTCGAGCACTTCTTCGAGCACTACAAGGATCTGGAGCCCGGCAAATGGGTCAAGATCTTCGGCTGGCACGATGTCAACGAAGCCAAGAAGCTGATCGTCGAGGCGATCGAACGCGCCAAACAGAAGGGCTGA
- a CDS encoding YggT family protein, translated as MIALLETVYYALEIYKWVIIASAIFSWLYAFNIINARSEFINSIGRALYAITEPVYRPIRNFLPNLGGIDISPVIVLLIVFFLQRLIVTGLIPQFY; from the coding sequence ATGATCGCGCTACTCGAGACGGTTTATTACGCACTTGAAATCTATAAGTGGGTGATCATCGCCAGCGCCATATTCTCCTGGCTTTATGCATTCAACATCATCAATGCGCGCAGCGAATTCATCAATTCGATCGGCCGCGCGCTCTATGCCATCACCGAGCCGGTCTATCGACCGATCCGAAATTTCCTGCCCAATCTCGGCGGAATCGACATTTCCCCGGTGATCGTCCTGTTGATCGTGTTCTTCCTGCAGCGCCTGATCGTGACCGGCCTGATCCCGCAGTTCTACTGA
- a CDS encoding MFS transporter has product MINSETGARFDAFRHRSYALYFFSRFLGTFAVQIVSVAVGWQMYDETGNAFYLGLIGLFQFLPSLLLTLVTGTVADRYNRRMIAAICFAVATACAAALLTITVLGLFSPWPVFALLAVFGTERAFSGPALQSLAPNLVPEKDLANAIAWNSSSWQIASIVGPVAGGLLYGGGAVLAYSTALALFAGATVLMLMVPKPANRRPQSAVSFESILAGFRFITTEKVVLGAISLDLFVVLLGGAVALMPVFARDVLDLGPWGLGLLRAAPGVGGVLVALVLASVPIRHHAGYYMFAGVALFGLSTIVFGVSASPWISIAALAVMGGADMISVYVRETLIALWTPDELRGRVNAVNMVFVGASNELGEFRAGTMAHVIGAVPAVIFGGVGSLAVAGIWAMKFTKLRNVDSLETPDHLVGR; this is encoded by the coding sequence ATGATAAACTCGGAGACCGGCGCCCGCTTCGACGCCTTTCGACACCGAAGCTACGCCCTTTACTTCTTCTCGCGCTTCCTCGGCACCTTCGCCGTCCAGATCGTCTCCGTCGCCGTTGGCTGGCAGATGTATGACGAGACCGGAAACGCTTTCTATCTCGGCCTGATCGGGCTTTTCCAGTTCCTGCCCTCGCTGCTTCTGACGCTGGTGACCGGCACGGTCGCCGACCGTTACAATCGCCGGATGATCGCGGCGATCTGCTTTGCCGTCGCGACCGCCTGCGCCGCCGCCCTGCTGACGATCACGGTGCTCGGACTTTTCTCGCCCTGGCCGGTCTTCGCGCTTCTCGCCGTCTTCGGCACGGAGCGGGCGTTTTCCGGGCCGGCGCTGCAATCCCTGGCGCCGAACCTGGTGCCGGAAAAGGACCTTGCCAACGCGATTGCGTGGAATTCCTCGTCCTGGCAGATTGCCTCCATCGTCGGGCCGGTTGCCGGCGGCCTGCTTTACGGCGGCGGCGCGGTGCTGGCCTATTCCACCGCCCTTGCGCTTTTCGCCGGCGCGACCGTGCTGATGCTGATGGTGCCGAAACCTGCGAACCGGCGTCCGCAAAGCGCCGTCTCGTTTGAAAGCATCCTCGCCGGCTTCCGCTTCATCACCACCGAGAAGGTCGTGCTCGGCGCGATCTCGCTCGACCTGTTCGTGGTGCTTCTCGGCGGCGCCGTGGCGCTGATGCCGGTCTTTGCGCGCGATGTTCTCGATCTCGGTCCCTGGGGGCTCGGCCTTCTGCGCGCCGCGCCCGGCGTTGGCGGCGTGCTCGTCGCGCTGGTTCTGGCAAGCGTGCCGATCCGCCACCATGCCGGCTACTACATGTTCGCGGGCGTCGCCCTGTTCGGCCTGTCAACGATCGTCTTCGGTGTTTCCGCCAGCCCGTGGATTTCGATTGCGGCGCTTGCGGTGATGGGCGGCGCGGACATGATTTCGGTCTATGTGCGCGAAACCCTGATCGCTTTGTGGACGCCGGACGAATTGCGCGGTCGGGTCAATGCCGTGAACATGGTGTTCGTCGGCGCCTCCAACGAACTCGGCGAGTTCCGCGCCGGCACCATGGCCCATGTCATCGGCGCGGTCCCCGCCGTCATCTTCGGCGGCGTCGGGTCGCTGGCCGTCGCCGGCATCTGGGCGATGAAATTCACCAAGCTGCGCAATGTCGACAGTCTGGAAACGCCCGACCATCTCGTCGGGCGATAG
- a CDS encoding glutamine amidotransferase, with protein MNDRKKPVLIILHQERSTPGRVGQLLMQKRFPLDIRRPALGDTLPSTLENHSGAVVFGGPMSANDNEDYVRREIDWLDVPLKEDRPFLGICLGAQMLARQLGAKVYGNHDGSVEIGWYPIEATNNGRMLMKWPSMVYQFHREGFDLPHGAELLARGDLYPNQAYRYGKKAYGVQFHAELTRMMMQSWVVRGASRFTLPKAQPGSAHLEGRMLHDRALKAWLDNFLDIVFEEAG; from the coding sequence ATGAATGACAGAAAGAAACCGGTCCTGATCATCCTGCATCAGGAACGTTCGACGCCCGGGCGGGTCGGCCAGTTGCTCATGCAGAAGCGCTTCCCCCTTGACATTCGACGCCCTGCCCTCGGCGACACCCTGCCTTCAACGCTCGAAAACCATTCCGGCGCCGTCGTTTTCGGCGGCCCGATGAGCGCCAACGACAATGAGGACTATGTCCGCCGCGAGATCGACTGGCTTGATGTTCCGCTCAAGGAAGATCGCCCCTTCCTCGGCATCTGCCTCGGCGCGCAGATGCTGGCCCGCCAGCTCGGCGCGAAGGTCTACGGCAATCATGACGGCTCGGTGGAGATCGGCTGGTATCCGATCGAGGCCACGAATAATGGCCGCATGCTGATGAAATGGCCCTCCATGGTCTACCAGTTCCACCGGGAGGGTTTCGATCTGCCGCATGGGGCCGAGCTTCTGGCGCGCGGCGACCTTTACCCCAACCAGGCCTATCGTTACGGCAAGAAGGCTTACGGCGTGCAGTTTCACGCCGAGCTGACGCGGATGATGATGCAGAGCTGGGTGGTGCGCGGCGCAAGCCGTTTCACCCTGCCGAAAGCGCAGCCGGGCAGCGCGCATCTGGAAGGCCGCATGCTGCATGACCGCGCCCTGAAAGCCTGGCTCGACAATTTCCTCGACATCGTCTTCGAGGAGGCCGGCTGA
- a CDS encoding TerB family tellurite resistance protein, giving the protein MFEKISRFLQDITNDGADESTRPNDARVAVVALCYQVMEADGVVSESEQKRLRELMESQYGLHGAGLEDLITAGEEAGSEAVDFYRFTSDVKRHLDEDQRIRLIGLLWDIAYADGNRTEMEDNVVWRIAELVGVSGRDRVLERQAALKRAKIADEKDSESDE; this is encoded by the coding sequence ATGTTCGAAAAAATCAGCCGGTTTCTCCAGGACATCACCAATGACGGCGCGGATGAAAGCACCCGGCCGAATGATGCCCGCGTCGCCGTCGTTGCGCTCTGCTATCAGGTGATGGAAGCCGACGGCGTGGTGAGCGAGAGCGAGCAGAAGCGCCTGCGCGAACTGATGGAAAGCCAGTACGGCCTGCATGGCGCGGGGCTGGAGGACCTGATTACGGCCGGCGAAGAGGCCGGCAGCGAGGCCGTCGACTTCTACCGCTTCACCTCCGATGTGAAACGGCATCTCGATGAAGACCAGCGCATCCGGCTGATCGGGCTGCTCTGGGACATCGCCTATGCCGATGGCAACCGCACCGAGATGGAAGACAATGTGGTCTGGCGGATTGCCGAACTGGTCGGCGTTTCCGGACGCGACCGTGTGCTGGAACGGCAAGCGGCGCTGAAAAGGGCGAAGATTGCGGACGAGAAAGATAGCGAAAGCGATGAATGA
- a CDS encoding heme biosynthesis protein HemY encodes MIRLLIFALVVLAFALGFSWFADRPGELTLTWQGQLFQTPLTTALALLIALIFVVMVVWWLVSALWTSPNSVRRYFRARKRDRGYQAISTGLIAAGSGNLVMARKMSTRAHALLSVDQEPLIHVLDAQVALIEGNHDKARRLFETMAEDPETQELGLRGLYLEAKRVGAEEAAQQYAERAADKAPYLAWAAKATLEARTRQGRWDDAIRLLDQQRSARVTDKQDSARLKAVLLTARAESKLDTDTKGAAADALQALKLRDDFHPAAIIAAKAYLAQGNLRKSAGVLEMVWKKEPHPQTGALYVRARGGDTAVDRLRRAEKLEGLKPNNPVSLMVVARAALDAREFDKARTKAEAAARMQSRESAFLLLADIEEAETGDQGRVRHWMAQALRAERDPTWVADGLVSEYWRPFSPATGKIDAFEWKVPYGAIEGPVEEGSATRLDEALRSLPPVGGAKADDEKPAEDAPIFDDAAEAEAEAMASDAPKGPTGDKPEAPTVIDAAAAAPAAVTEAAHIAETEEKVARTPARSAEEEAREQREASETAREAPADGIKANGEPEGDRKAAHADPVSTDKPAEDAYAPPRPAESGPEEEDEADRKAGLSPFGGRTPDDPGIDDGEDDDPPPAKKRRFF; translated from the coding sequence ATGATCAGGCTGCTCATCTTCGCGCTCGTCGTTCTCGCCTTCGCGCTCGGCTTTTCCTGGTTCGCGGACCGTCCCGGCGAACTGACGCTGACCTGGCAGGGACAATTGTTCCAGACGCCGCTGACCACGGCGCTGGCGCTGCTGATCGCGCTGATTTTCGTCGTCATGGTGGTCTGGTGGCTGGTGAGCGCGCTCTGGACGTCACCCAACAGCGTTCGCCGCTATTTCCGCGCCCGCAAGCGCGACCGCGGCTATCAGGCAATCTCCACCGGGCTGATCGCCGCGGGATCCGGCAATCTGGTGATGGCGCGCAAGATGAGCACGCGCGCCCACGCGCTGCTCAGCGTCGACCAGGAACCGCTCATTCATGTGCTGGATGCGCAGGTGGCGCTGATCGAGGGCAATCACGACAAGGCCCGCCGGTTGTTCGAGACCATGGCCGAAGACCCGGAAACGCAGGAACTTGGCCTGCGCGGGCTTTACCTTGAGGCCAAGCGCGTCGGCGCGGAAGAAGCCGCCCAGCAATATGCCGAGCGCGCCGCCGACAAGGCGCCCTATCTCGCCTGGGCCGCCAAGGCGACGCTCGAGGCCCGCACCCGCCAGGGCCGCTGGGACGATGCCATCCGCCTGCTCGACCAGCAGCGTTCCGCCAGGGTGACCGACAAGCAGGATTCCGCCCGCCTGAAAGCGGTGCTGCTCACGGCGCGGGCGGAAAGCAAACTGGACACCGACACCAAGGGCGCAGCCGCCGACGCGCTTCAGGCGCTGAAGCTGCGCGATGATTTTCATCCGGCCGCGATCATTGCCGCCAAGGCCTATCTGGCGCAGGGCAATCTGAGAAAATCCGCCGGCGTGCTGGAAATGGTCTGGAAGAAGGAGCCGCACCCGCAGACCGGCGCGCTCTATGTGCGGGCGCGCGGCGGCGACACCGCGGTAGACCGACTGCGGCGGGCCGAGAAGCTGGAGGGTCTGAAGCCCAACAATCCGGTTTCGCTTATGGTGGTCGCCCGGGCGGCGCTCGATGCGCGCGAATTCGACAAGGCGCGCACCAAGGCAGAGGCCGCCGCCCGCATGCAGTCGCGCGAAAGCGCCTTCCTCCTGCTCGCCGATATCGAGGAAGCGGAGACCGGAGACCAGGGCCGCGTGCGCCACTGGATGGCGCAGGCGCTGCGCGCCGAGCGCGACCCGACCTGGGTCGCCGACGGACTGGTGTCCGAATACTGGCGCCCCTTCTCGCCGGCGACCGGCAAGATCGACGCCTTCGAGTGGAAAGTGCCCTATGGCGCGATCGAGGGGCCGGTCGAGGAAGGCTCGGCGACCCGTCTGGACGAGGCGCTCAGGAGCCTGCCGCCCGTCGGCGGCGCGAAGGCGGATGACGAAAAGCCCGCCGAAGATGCCCCGATCTTCGATGACGCCGCGGAAGCGGAAGCCGAGGCCATGGCAAGCGATGCCCCGAAGGGCCCGACCGGTGACAAGCCGGAAGCCCCGACGGTGATCGATGCGGCTGCCGCCGCGCCGGCCGCCGTCACCGAGGCCGCGCATATCGCCGAGACAGAAGAAAAAGTTGCCCGCACCCCTGCCCGAAGCGCAGAGGAGGAGGCACGCGAACAGCGCGAAGCCTCCGAGACGGCGCGCGAAGCGCCTGCCGATGGCATAAAGGCGAATGGCGAGCCGGAGGGCGACCGGAAGGCCGCGCATGCGGATCCTGTGTCCACCGACAAGCCGGCCGAGGACGCGTACGCGCCGCCCCGCCCCGCCGAAAGCGGTCCGGAGGAGGAAGACGAGGCCGACAGGAAAGCGGGTCTCTCGCCCTTCGGTGGACGCACGCCGGATGATCCGGGCATTGACGACGGTGAAGACGACGATCCGCCGCCGGCGAAAAAACGCAGATTTTTCTGA
- a CDS encoding COG4223 family protein yields the protein MTPADDTGREPATPPAAPEENDAAVKTAMADVAAAIKRHEEHGADETPAETESETDEAPAGDKNAKTAPGDGSAPPPPKNDEPPEDKRRGPGAGPLLAAGLAGGMIALAGAAALFYSGVFGQTSASARLQEELSALRQEVAALKPGDQSGAVSTLQSDLSALKTRVESLSGNGGDGLSALQSQVAELQKTVQSDASQLQSLAQENDSLKSAISSDQQTMQQKLSALEQKVNTPGKDLAVARAIAAAGLKSAIDRGDDFAAELSTYAQVAPQNADLSALQSLAQDGVPTREALTEQFSSLANDIIEAADQPPPDTGIFNRLVDSAKGLVNVRPVGDVQGDGVPAIVARIENDLKAGKLKQAEQEWQSLPEDARAVSADFEQSLSARIKADDLVSEALSGALSSTAGAPVAGAATAPAN from the coding sequence ATGACGCCGGCGGACGATACCGGCCGCGAGCCCGCGACCCCGCCCGCTGCGCCCGAGGAAAATGACGCTGCCGTCAAGACCGCAATGGCCGATGTGGCGGCCGCGATCAAGCGCCATGAGGAACACGGCGCCGACGAGACGCCGGCCGAAACGGAAAGCGAGACGGACGAGGCGCCAGCCGGCGACAAGAACGCCAAAACAGCGCCGGGTGACGGCAGCGCGCCGCCGCCGCCGAAAAACGATGAACCGCCGGAAGACAAGAGGCGCGGGCCCGGCGCAGGGCCTCTGCTTGCGGCAGGGCTTGCCGGGGGCATGATCGCACTGGCGGGGGCCGCCGCGCTTTTCTATTCCGGCGTTTTCGGCCAGACCAGCGCTTCGGCAAGGCTGCAGGAGGAACTTTCCGCGCTCCGGCAAGAGGTTGCCGCGCTCAAACCCGGCGACCAGTCGGGCGCCGTCAGCACGCTCCAATCCGATCTTTCTGCCTTGAAAACACGTGTTGAAAGCCTCTCCGGCAATGGCGGCGACGGCCTTTCCGCCCTTCAAAGCCAGGTGGCCGAGCTGCAGAAGACGGTTCAGTCGGATGCCAGCCAACTGCAGTCGCTTGCCCAGGAAAATGACAGTCTGAAAAGCGCGATCAGTTCCGACCAGCAGACCATGCAGCAGAAACTTTCGGCGCTTGAGCAGAAGGTGAACACGCCCGGAAAGGATCTTGCCGTTGCCCGCGCGATCGCGGCCGCCGGTCTGAAATCGGCCATTGACCGGGGCGATGATTTCGCCGCCGAACTCTCCACCTATGCCCAGGTCGCGCCTCAGAATGCCGACCTGTCCGCGCTGCAATCGCTTGCGCAAGACGGCGTGCCGACGCGCGAGGCCCTGACCGAACAGTTTTCGTCGCTTGCCAACGACATCATCGAGGCCGCCGACCAGCCACCGCCCGATACCGGTATCTTCAACCGTCTCGTCGACAGCGCCAAGGGCCTCGTCAATGTACGACCCGTCGGTGATGTCCAGGGCGACGGCGTGCCGGCGATCGTCGCGCGCATCGAGAACGACCTCAAAGCAGGCAAGCTGAAACAGGCCGAGCAGGAATGGCAATCGCTTCCCGAAGACGCCAGGGCCGTTTCCGCGGATTTCGAACAATCGCTATCCGCCCGCATCAAGGCCGATGACCTGGTCTCGGAAGCGCTGTCCGGCGCACTTTCCAGCACCGCCGGCGCGCCGGTTGCGGGCGCCGCGACGGCCCCGGCCAACTAA
- a CDS encoding uroporphyrinogen-III synthase produces the protein MRLLVTRPKEKAERTCARLAAMGHEAFSLPLFCAVHFDDAAKAALGARSWRALAVTSAEALQKIDAGRDAADMRDRPLFAVGDKTARAARAAGFTRVIDGGGDGERLAEAIAAFPPSGDGPLLYLAGDPRAPFFEAALRRFGVAFETVTAYAMRPVADLPVVAILEAARPQAVLFYSAAAAARFFALAPPQLLAEYGLKPLFLCLSAKVAASVPACLSASVRIGGAPDEEGLLALLN, from the coding sequence ATGCGCCTTCTCGTGACCCGACCGAAAGAGAAGGCCGAACGCACTTGTGCACGCCTCGCCGCCATGGGACACGAAGCCTTTTCATTACCGCTCTTTTGCGCGGTGCATTTCGATGACGCAGCGAAAGCGGCCCTTGGAGCGAGAAGCTGGCGGGCGCTCGCGGTCACCAGCGCCGAGGCGCTTCAAAAAATCGACGCGGGTCGCGATGCGGCCGACATGCGGGATCGGCCGCTTTTCGCCGTCGGCGACAAGACGGCAAGGGCCGCGCGCGCCGCAGGCTTCACCCGCGTCATCGATGGCGGCGGCGACGGGGAACGTCTGGCCGAGGCCATCGCCGCCTTCCCGCCCTCAGGCGATGGCCCGCTGCTTTATCTCGCCGGCGATCCGCGCGCGCCCTTTTTCGAGGCAGCGCTTCGACGGTTCGGCGTGGCTTTCGAAACCGTGACGGCCTATGCGATGCGGCCGGTCGCCGATCTGCCGGTCGTAGCCATCCTGGAGGCTGCAAGGCCTCAAGCCGTGCTGTTTTACTCGGCGGCCGCGGCCGCGCGCTTCTTTGCGCTGGCCCCGCCGCAATTGCTTGCGGAGTACGGGCTCAAGCCGCTTTTCCTCTGTCTCAGCGCCAAGGTGGCGGCATCGGTTCCCGCTTGCCTCTCCGCCTCGGTCAGGATTGGCGGGGCGCCAGACGAGGAAGGCCTGCTCGCGCTTCTGAATTGA
- the hemC gene encoding hydroxymethylbilane synthase, producing the protein MQTKPLRIGTRGSPLALAQAHEARDRLMAAHGLSEDIFEIVVLSTKGDRITDRPLSAIGGKGLFTEELEAQLLSGELDFAVHSSKDMPTTLPDGLELSTFLPRADPRDAFIGRDVKKLADLPEGAVVGSSSLRRQALIRRLRPDIEVVLFRGSVQTRLRKLADGVVDGTFLANAGLKRLGMDDVATEVLSVRDFLPAPAQGAICIEQRSGDQRIGDLLAPVNDEDTAIAVSCERAFLAALDGSCRTPIAAYARCFNERISFSGMILTPDGATAHDIVTDGMRAEARKIGHWAGEQLKKRAGPGFFEDWT; encoded by the coding sequence ATGCAAACGAAACCTTTGAGGATCGGCACGCGCGGCAGCCCGCTGGCGCTCGCCCAGGCCCATGAAGCACGCGACCGGCTGATGGCGGCCCATGGCCTTTCCGAAGACATATTCGAGATCGTGGTGCTGTCGACCAAGGGCGACCGGATCACCGACCGGCCGCTCTCGGCGATCGGCGGCAAGGGGCTTTTCACCGAAGAACTCGAGGCGCAGCTTCTTTCCGGCGAACTCGATTTCGCCGTCCATTCGTCGAAGGATATGCCCACCACCCTGCCCGACGGCCTCGAACTCTCCACCTTCCTGCCGCGCGCCGATCCGCGCGACGCCTTCATCGGCAGGGATGTGAAAAAACTGGCCGACCTGCCGGAGGGCGCGGTCGTCGGCTCGTCCTCGCTGCGCCGCCAGGCGCTGATTCGCCGCCTGAGACCGGATATCGAGGTGGTGCTGTTTCGCGGCTCCGTGCAGACGCGGCTGCGGAAGCTGGCCGACGGCGTGGTCGACGGCACGTTTCTCGCCAATGCCGGGCTGAAACGTCTCGGCATGGACGACGTGGCGACGGAAGTGCTGAGCGTGCGCGATTTCCTGCCCGCCCCGGCTCAAGGCGCGATCTGCATCGAACAGCGCAGCGGTGATCAACGCATCGGCGACCTGCTCGCGCCGGTCAATGATGAGGATACAGCGATCGCGGTCTCCTGCGAACGCGCCTTTCTCGCGGCTCTCGACGGCTCCTGCCGCACGCCGATCGCGGCCTATGCCCGCTGTTTCAACGAACGGATCTCCTTTTCCGGCATGATCCTGACGCCGGACGGCGCAACGGCGCATGATATCGTCACCGACGGTATGCGCGCGGAAGCACGGAAAATCGGGCATTGGGCCGGCGAACAGTTGAAGAAACGCGCGGGCCCCGGCTTCTTCGAAGACTGGACCTGA